A part of Spodoptera frugiperda isolate SF20-4 chromosome 25, AGI-APGP_CSIRO_Sfru_2.0, whole genome shotgun sequence genomic DNA contains:
- the LOC118263347 gene encoding uncharacterized protein LOC118263347, with product MVPGDVPLPNPVQNEIPVVNARPRRNHNRRQNPRMIVRLPLRTNERVEDAPPVEDAPSAEPPRDAQPRNNGDNESGCIRRRTGHEHVSMQVTVPSRLVASISGGVEN from the exons ATGGTACCCGGGGACGTGCCATTACCGAATCCAGTCCAAAACGAGATCCCTGTTGTCAATGCTCGTCCGCGCCGCAACCACAATAGACGGCAGAACCCACGCATGATAGTGCGTCTGCCACTGCGTACTAACGAACGGGTGGAGGACGCCCCGCCAGTGGAGGACGCCCCGTCAGCTGAGCCGCCGCGTGATGCCCAACCACGTAATAATGGTGACAATGAAAGCGGGTGTATACGTCGCCGCACCGGCCATG AGCACGTGTCGATGCAAGTAACCGTGCCGTCCAGACTCGTGGCTAGCATTAGCGGAGGAGTTGAGAACTAG